The following proteins are encoded in a genomic region of Fusarium oxysporum f. sp. lycopersici 4287 chromosome 1, whole genome shotgun sequence:
- a CDS encoding 2,4-dienoyl-CoA reductase (NADPH2) — protein MPVPESEYLSPVWRDGIFNGRVVFVTGGAGSICSMQTRALVRLGANACIIGRSVEKTELAAKDIAGVREGAKVIGIGGCDVRKIDSLQAAAERCVKELGGIDFVIAGAAGNFVAPIEGLSSNAFKSVMDIDVLGTFNTIKATMPYLLKSSTPRIIYVSATFHYTGMPLQAHVSAAKASIDSLMASVALEYGPRGVTSNVIAPGGIDGTEGLARLGSDAESEKKRYAKGIPLGRAGTVRDIADATVFLFSEAGSYVSGQVLAVDGAAWRRQGAISVGTEAGMEYPDYILNGEFSKNLRDPRKNGKAKL, from the exons ATGCCCGTTCCTGAGTCTGAGTATCTCAGCCCCGTCTGGCGAGATGGGATTTTCA ATGGTCGCGTTGTCTTCGTGACTGGCGGTGCAGGAAGCATCTGCAGCATGCAGACGCGAGCATTAGTTCGTCTGGGTGCAAATGCATGCATCATTGGCCGAAGTGTCGAGAAGACAGAGCTTGCGGCTAAAGACATCGCGGGTGTAAGAGAGGGAGCCAAAGTGATAGGAATCGGAGGATGTGATGTTCGAAAG ATCGACAGTCttcaggctgctgctgagcgatgcgTGAAAGAGCTTGGAGGGATCGACTTTGTCAT CGCTGGTGCAGCTGGCAACTTTGTCGCTCCGATTGAAGGCCTCAGCTCCAATGCGTTCAAGTCAGTAATGGACATCGATGTCTTGGGAACATTCAACACAATTAAGGCGACAATGCCCTATCTCCTGAAGAGCTCAACCCCTCGTATCATCTACGTCTCTGCCACTTTCCATTACACCGGCATGCCTCTCCAGGCACACGTCTCTGCAGCTAAGGCATCTATCGACTCACTCATGGCGTCCGTTGCCCTGGAGTATGGACCAAGAGGGGTGACAAGCAATGTAATTGCCCCAGGAGGTATCGATGGCACTGAGGGTCTGGCCAGATTGGGGAGCGATGCAGAaagtgagaagaagagatacGCCAAGGGAATCCCGCTGGGCCGCGCTGGAACTGTACGAGATATCGCAGATGCGACAGTCTTTTTGTTCAGCGAAGCCGGAAGCTATGTCAGTGGACAAGTCCTGGCTGTTGATGGCGCTGCATGGAGACGCCAGGGAGCCATCAGCGTGGGAACTGAGGCTGGCATGGAGTATCCGGATTATATTCTCAACGGAGAGTTCTCAAAGAACCTGCGAGATCCAAGAAAGAACGGAAAGGCCAAGTTGTAA